The genomic segment TGCAGTGGTTTTCCCCGTTGGAGGTGTTGATCTCGACGTAATAAGGGTACGTTCCGAGTACTTTGGAGAAGAGCCTGTCCCCGTATTTAACGACCCAGAGTACTTTCCCGGCTTTGTAGTACTTCTCCCCTTTTTTCAGGGTCTTCTCGTCCACGTCCACCACTGGTGCCGGTAGCCTGCGGAGGGTTTTAAGGATTTCGGGCGAAAGCGTTTTATCGTTTTGGCCCCTAAATTCAGCGGTGATGGGGATGGACGTGTTCGAGCTGGCGAGGAAGTATCACGATGAGCTGGGGATCGTTGAGCCCAGCATGGCCGCCATGGCCGCGGAGTTCTTTGATGAACTGGGCCTTAAGATCGCCGAGTTCCTCCAGGATGAGGGTTACTCCGTCATAGGTACCAAGTTTGTGGACTACGACAAGAGCCTCGTGCTTGACGTCTCAAAAGGGGAGAGGAGGTTTGAGGTGACCCTGAGAAAATCGTGATCACCAGCGGTTCTCGTAGTCGAACATCACTTCCTTCTTTTCTCCGGGTCCGACGGTCAGTTTGAACTCGACGTAGTTGGCGGTCTCGTCTATGGGCTCCAGAGAGCTGCTCTTTATCCTGCCCCATTTGTGGTACCTGACCACTACGGTCTTTGTCTCGTTTCCGAAGTTCTCAATCGTTATCTGAACTTTGTAGTAGGCGTAGCTGCTTCCACGCTCCTCCTGCAGTATTTTAGTGGTTCCTTTAAGGTTGTAGTCTCGTCCTATTCCTACTCTGACGGTTTCCCCCTTGGGAGTGTGCTCCATCATCCTCTCCCCCAGGAGGAGTGCACCGTCCTGGGTTTCCCTGTAAACCTCAACAACGCCAGCCGGCAGAACTTTGTCAGTTTTGAAGGAAATTGACTCGTAAACCGGCCCCTCCCCGCTGTTGGGCCAGCTCTCGTAGAGGTACTCGCGTTTAAAGGGGGCCTTGAGGGTTATGTAGGGGTACATCATCATGCTGGTGGGCTCAAGATCAACGGTTCCGAGCCTGTAGAGGTAGAAAGCCTCCACCTTCTGCGGTTCGCTCGGCTGCACTATCTCCGTCGTTCCGCCTGCGGCCTTCGCGTAGAGGACGTATGGGCTTGATGTCCCTCCCTGGATCAAACTCACGTCTCCGGCAACGAGGAGGACCTTCGTGTCCTTGAACTCCTTTATGGTGGGGTTGTTCAGAACCACGTAACCGTAGAGGTTGGCCTGGTTTCCTATGTAGAGTTTGTAGCGTGAGCTCCAGCCCATTCCGTTCACACGGTAGATAACATCGAAGCGGTATTTTCCTGCTTTGTCAGCGGATATGACCGCGTAGGCGTCGGTCTTTCCGTCCAGCTCCTTCACCTTGAGGTAGGCCACCTCGTCCGGGTTTACCAGGTAGTACTCCTCCCCCCGAACCGCCAGTTTTCCATCCTTCATCCCCAGGAACCTGCCGCTTATTGTGTCCCCGGTTTTGAGCTTTATCTCGATATCGCTTCCGATGCCCGCACCGTAGACGCTACCGTTCCCGCCCCTGCTGAACACACCGAGAACGTGGGAGCCACCGTCTAAGGGCCTTATGGTGACCTCTGCGATGTTGAGGCCGGCGAGCTCGCTCAGTGGCACCTCGTTGATGCCTTCCTTTAGGTTAAGCTCCAGGATTTTCTCGACAACACCTATTTTGACCGAGTTGTACAGTACAACGGTGCCGTTGCCGGCCATGGCCTTTTCCCTCTGAAAGGGGAAGACCGCGAATAAAAGCACCAGAACTCCCAGCAGACCGATAATGACCTTCCATCTCACGGTTATCACCTAATCTCATTGGTACATCATTCTATATATACCCCCAACATCACTTCGATCTACTTTGGAGTGAGGCTTTGCAAATGGAAACCCTTTTAACTCCACGTGGAGACTCAGCACTGTCAAGCTGATGAGGTGATTGTGATGGACAGGATTGAAAAGGCTAGGGAGATAATCGAGAAGGCCAAGGCCGAAAACAGGCCGCTCGTCGAGCCTGAGGCAAAGGAGATACTCAAGCTCTACGGCGTCCCCGTTCCGGACTTCAAGGTCGCCACCAACGAGGAGGAGGCCGTTCAGTTCGCCAGGGAGATCGGCTACCCGGTCGTTATGAAGATCGTTTCTCCGCAGATCATCCACAAGAGCGACGCCGGCGGTGTTAAGGTCAACATCAAGAGCGATGATGAAGCCAGACAGGCATTCAAGACCATCATGGAGAACGCCAGGAACTACAAGCCGGACGCTGACCTCTGGGGCGTCATCGTCTACAAGATGCTCCCGCTCGGCAAGGAGGTTATAGTCGGTATGATACGCGACCCGCAGTTCGGTCCGGCCATAATGTTCGGTCTCGGTGGAATCTTCGTCGAGATCCTCAAGGACGTCTCCTTTAGGGTTGCTCCGATAACGAAAGAGGAAGCCCTCGACATGATAAAGGAGATCAAGGCCTACCCGATTTTGGCGGGAGCCCGCGGTGAGAAGCCCGTTGACATAGGGGCCCTTGCTGAAATGGTCACCAAGATCGGCGAGCTTGCCCTTGAGCTTCCGGAGATCAAGGAGCTTGATATCAACCCGATCTTCGCCTACGAGGACTCGGCCGTTGCCGTCGACGCCAGGATGCTTCTCTGAGGGCTTTTGGCCCTTTTTCTCTTCTGTACTGAACGTCGCGTTATCGTTGCATTTCCTTTTTGGAGTCCCTTTTGAAAGTCCTGCCCTTCAGGGCGAGGGGAAGGTCGACTTTAGTGGTTTTAGGAACGTAACAAGCCACAGGGCGAAGAGGAGCCAGAGCAGGGAGTAACCCAGCAACTTCATAAGTTCCAGGCTGAAGACGTTCCCTATATCACGTGTGGCGTTCACGAAGGCTCCAAGGGGGAATATAAACGCCCACCACGATGTGCTGTACGGCAGGTTGAGGTTCCTTATGTAGTGGAGCGTTAAAGCTATGGCCATGACCAGCCACCAGAAGCCGAGGCCCCAGAGGAAGAAGGCGAATATGAAGAGTGGATCCTTTGACACAGCAATGCTTGAATTGTTCACGAGGGCAAAGAGTGCCGTTATGCTCGCCCCGATAGGCCCAAGGTTCATCCATATCAAAGGTGCCATCCCCGCTGGCATGAGCTCGTGCCTGATGAAGCGGAGCGTCACAACCGCGTAGAGGACCAGGTAGAGGAAAAAGCCCGCTCCCCAGCCCATGTAGTTGACTACGGTAACGAACTCCTTTACGTAGCCCGTGGTCGTCCTCATGAAGATCGCTCCGAAGGGTATTATCACGAGAGCAACGGGCGGGATGTACCAGGCCGGTGAGAGGTGCCTCAGGTCAACCTCCCCTGCAATGAAAACCTCGTAGGACATCCAGAAAGCGAATATGAAGGTCAGAACGAGCCCCCAGAGCCAGAGGTACCATGCAATGGTTCTGCTGTGCAGAATCATCAAGAACTGGGCAACTAGGACTATCGTCGCCGCTCCACTTGTTCCGTAAAAATGGCCCTTTGAGGGATGCCTTAAGTCTTCAAGTGCCTCCTTTCTGTAGAGAACCCAGCGGAGGAGCCACGGAATAAGCAGACCGGTGTAGAGAGCAACGTTAATGTAAGTCAACACTATTCCAATTTCTTTGAGGGGTGTCCAGTACGATGAGTACTCATAGGATGCAATCGCCACTGCTCCGGTCCCCATGACGCTGGCAAAGGCCGCGGGGTTGAAGCTCTTGATCCTCTCCACATACCCCACCTCAGTTCCCAGATTTTTTAGGGACTTTAAAAAATTTTAGGTTTTCCTAATCACGGGCTATCTCCACGCTTCCCTTTATCTTCCACGTTCCAACGGTGTTGAAGACTGTTCCATACTTTTCTGCTAGAGTTTTCGCGCGCATCATTTTCTTCTCGCTCTCTATGGTTTTCACCCTTACGTGGTAGGTTATCTCCTTCAATGCGGGCTCATCAGGGCCTCTCCAACCTGTCACCTCTATCTCAATTCCCTCCACGTTCAGTCGCATTTTTCTTACTAACCGTCCCCAGTTCACCATCAGGTAGCCCCCGATAGCTGAGAGAAGAACCTCCGTTGGGTTGGGCCCCTCGTTGTGACCGTCTGTTTCAGTATCTATCCTGATGCCGAAATCCCTCATCTTAACGAAGCTCCCAACGTTTCCGTCCCACCGTAGGCGTGAGCGGCATTTCAGTCTCTCCATGGCATCACCGGAGAGGTTAGGTGAAGGTTTTTTAAAATGTTCTCCATGGATGACGTGGTGATATGGAGACTACAGCACCAACGGCCAGCGGTAAACCGAAAGA from the Thermococcus sp. genome contains:
- the tdt gene encoding tellurite-resistance/dicarboxylate transporter translates to MGYVERIKSFNPAAFASVMGTGAVAIASYEYSSYWTPLKEIGIVLTYINVALYTGLLIPWLLRWVLYRKEALEDLRHPSKGHFYGTSGAATIVLVAQFLMILHSRTIAWYLWLWGLVLTFIFAFWMSYEVFIAGEVDLRHLSPAWYIPPVALVIIPFGAIFMRTTTGYVKEFVTVVNYMGWGAGFFLYLVLYAVVTLRFIRHELMPAGMAPLIWMNLGPIGASITALFALVNNSSIAVSKDPLFIFAFFLWGLGFWWLVMAIALTLHYIRNLNLPYSTSWWAFIFPLGAFVNATRDIGNVFSLELMKLLGYSLLWLLFALWLVTFLKPLKSTFPSP
- a CDS encoding acetate--CoA ligase family protein, with amino-acid sequence MDRIEKAREIIEKAKAENRPLVEPEAKEILKLYGVPVPDFKVATNEEEAVQFAREIGYPVVMKIVSPQIIHKSDAGGVKVNIKSDDEARQAFKTIMENARNYKPDADLWGVIVYKMLPLGKEVIVGMIRDPQFGPAIMFGLGGIFVEILKDVSFRVAPITKEEALDMIKEIKAYPILAGARGEKPVDIGALAEMVTKIGELALELPEIKELDINPIFAYEDSAVAVDARMLL
- a CDS encoding DUF4139 domain-containing protein; translated protein: MRWKVIIGLLGVLVLLFAVFPFQREKAMAGNGTVVLYNSVKIGVVEKILELNLKEGINEVPLSELAGLNIAEVTIRPLDGGSHVLGVFSRGGNGSVYGAGIGSDIEIKLKTGDTISGRFLGMKDGKLAVRGEEYYLVNPDEVAYLKVKELDGKTDAYAVISADKAGKYRFDVIYRVNGMGWSSRYKLYIGNQANLYGYVVLNNPTIKEFKDTKVLLVAGDVSLIQGGTSSPYVLYAKAAGGTTEIVQPSEPQKVEAFYLYRLGTVDLEPTSMMMYPYITLKAPFKREYLYESWPNSGEGPVYESISFKTDKVLPAGVVEVYRETQDGALLLGERMMEHTPKGETVRVGIGRDYNLKGTTKILQEERGSSYAYYKVQITIENFGNETKTVVVRYHKWGRIKSSSLEPIDETANYVEFKLTVGPGEKKEVMFDYENRW
- a CDS encoding OsmC family protein, whose product is MERLKCRSRLRWDGNVGSFVKMRDFGIRIDTETDGHNEGPNPTEVLLSAIGGYLMVNWGRLVRKMRLNVEGIEIEVTGWRGPDEPALKEITYHVRVKTIESEKKMMRAKTLAEKYGTVFNTVGTWKIKGSVEIARD